From Pieris rapae chromosome 3, ilPieRapa1.1, whole genome shotgun sequence, a single genomic window includes:
- the LOC110991935 gene encoding CWF19-like protein 1, whose translation MSEKQKTLFCGDVNGNFNALFSRVETIVKKSGPFDVLLCVGNFFGNDNSQLDAYRMRTRKVPVTTYVFGPSDSNHVKYYCEEGSEIVPNVIYMGRRGIFTTSSEVKIAYLTGLSRRELGKEIPSCTFEPSDCSAVRDACYRGQSEYRGVDILITTLWPTGVQQDECQKAEVSEDKLSNLIAWLSIHLKPRYHLVPTTNKFYERQPYRNQGIHQDYKECATRFIALAPVGSKAKEKWIYACSLQPIAKMRMTDLLQSTTDETECPFDPDLLKQHQPGKVVKVSGNGQFFFNMDASEDDHGKRKRSGGDNAERKRRDIDPDSCWFCLSSPSVEKHLVICVGRHCYLALPKGPLTPFHVLILPIAHHQSVTKSPEEVVKEIKQFKDTLKKFYGCMNNVGVFFERNYKTSHMQIQCVPLPKRCESQILEVFQDEAGINRIELEVLPPYTEISQVALPGSPYFHAELPSGEHVYAKPKQHFPLQFGRDVLSSPPLLNCEDKADWRQCLLSREEEDSLVASFREKFRPFDFTADEDSDSD comes from the exons ATGTCTGAGAAACAAAAAAC GCTATTTTGTGGAGATGTCAATGGAAATTTTAATGCACTATTTTCCCGCGTTGAAACAATTGTCAAGAAATCAGGTCCATTCGATGTTCTATTATGTGTTGGAAATTTTTTCGGTAACGATAATTCACAGTTAGATGCTTACCGTATGAGGACAAGgaaag ttcCTGTTACAACCTACGTTTTTGGCCCAAGTGATAGTAACCATGTCAAGTATTATTGTGAAGAAGGATCTGAAATTGTCCCAAATGTTATTTACATGG gAAGAAGAGGCATATTTACCACAAGTTCGGAAGTTAAGATTGCCTATCTAACAGGCCTGTCTAGACGAGAATTAGGAAAGGAGATCCCATCATGTACATTTGAGCCGAGTGATTGCAGTGCAGTGAGAGATGCATGTTATAGAGGGCAAAGTGAATATAGAGGTGTAGACATACTTATTACCACTTTATGGCCCACTGGCGTACAACAGGATGAATGCCAGAAG gCAGAAGTGAGTGAagataaattatcaaatttaatagCATGGCTTTCGATACATCTTAAACCAAGATATCATTTAGTGCCAACAACAAACAAGTTTTATGAGAGACAACCTTATAG aaaTCAAGGAATCCATCAAGACTATAAAGAATGTGCGACAAGGTTCATAGCATTAGCCCCAGTAGGAAGCAAAGCTAAGGAGAAATGGATTTATGCGTGCAGTTTACAACCGATTGCTAAAATGAGGATGACTGATTTATTGCAAAGTACCACAGATGAGACAGAGTGTCCGTTTGATCCTGACTTGTTGAAGCAACACCAGCCGGGGAAAGTTGTTAAg GTATCCGGTAATGGACAGTTCTTCTTCAACATGGACGCTTCAGAAGACGATCACGGGAAGAGAAAGAGGTCAGGTGGAGATAATGCAGAGAGGAAACGGAGGGACATTGATCcag ACTCATGCTGGTTCTGTTTGTCGTCTCCGTCGGTGGAGAAGCACTTGGTGATCTGCGTGGGCAGGCACTGCTACCTGGCCCTGCCCAAAGGCCCACTCACGCCCTTCCACGTGCTGATCCTGCCGATTGCCCATCATCAGTCAGTGACCAAG TCACCAGAGGAAGTTGTCAAGGAAATTAAGCAGTTCAAAGATACGCTTAAGAAATTCTACGGATGCATGAACAATGTGGGCGTGTTCTTTGAAAGGAATTACAAAACGTCACACATGCAGATTCAGTGTGTGCCTCTGCCTAAACGATGCGAATCGCAAATACTTGAGGTGTTTcag GATGAGGCAGGCATAAATCGCATAGAACTGGAAGTTCTTCCGCCGTATACGGAGATATCTCAAGTGGCGCTGCCCGGAAGTCCCTACTTCCATGCAGAGCTTCCTTCCGGCGAACACGTGTATGCCAAACCGAAGCAACACTTCCCGTTGCAGTTTGGAAG GGACGTGCTATCAAGCCCGCCTCTATTGAACTGTGAGGATAAAGCAGACTGGCGTCAATGTCTTCTAAGTAGAGAGGAAGAAGACTCTCTTGTGGCCTCCTTCAGGGAGAAGTTCAGACCATTTGACTTCACGGCAGATGAGGATAGCGATAGTGACTAA
- the LOC110991728 gene encoding negative elongation factor B: MIYFHTNMASSNKFLGTGLDDVSVPGQNFLRDALTSCTDPLKAIEEFQLENGILLPSLRPMLPLLDLHGVRRLDFHTSVLEELREKMIEHINKLGKKDGKGNEKKLKELLAKSFPIIKIKALRPVIMSILKNITHIDDKYLKVLVRDRELYNDTDTEVKRQIWQDNQSLFGDEVSPLLSLYIREKENVLFDHENMSQLFFSSSPKLRRQGNVVQKLAHMVGTSVKLYDMVLQFLRTLFLRTKNIHYCTLRAELLMTLHDAEVHPIISADPCHKFTWCLDACIRERNVDIKRSRELQGFLDGVKKGTEQILGDLSMTLCDPYAVNFLATSAIKILHHLINTEGLPRDNSILILLLRMLALGLGSWDIINTQQFKEPKLDSQVVTKYLPALMSLMVDDQVRALHNKLPPDERESAITTIEHSGPPPDACEAYMRESVVCSVLAMYYTLHAAKTKDRGALLRILSILGSCKNGLAYSDPFLHQLVALLIQFPDEFQGEDFSTVLFDEFFFAGLSKDNVTRHLLKLIWYIHPKLPETRIHTLMKALQPGTQHNETVHKVYEALQQKLTTQVEPAPSATEMDYLDSPLLSVPMPSPSPYM, encoded by the coding sequence ATGATATATTTTCATACCAATATGGCTTCGTCTAACAAATTTCTCGGCACTGGTTTAGATGATGTCAGCGTGCCTGGACAGAATTTCTTGAGAGACGCACTCACCAGTTGTACTGATCCCCTGAAAGCTATAGAAGAGTTTCAATTGGAAAATGGTATTTTATTACCATCTCTTAGACCAATGTTACCTCTTCTTGACCTACATGGAGTTCGTCGCTTAGATTTTCATACTTCTGTGCTGGAGGAATTAAGAGAAAAGATGATAGagcatataaataaactcGGGAAAAAAGATGGTAAAGGTAACGAAAAAAAGCTTAAAGAACTGCTGGCCAAAAGTTTTCcgattatcaaaattaaagcCTTGAGGCCTGTCATTATGagcattttaaaaaatataacgcaTATTGacgacaaatatttaaaagttttagtcCGTGACCGAGAATTATACAATGACACTGACACAGAAGTAAAAAGACAGATTTGGCAAGACAACCAATCTTTGTTTGGTGATGAAGTTTCTCCTTTgcttagtttatatataagagaaaaagaaaatgttttgtttgatcATGAAAACATGTCACAACTATTCTTTTCATCATCTCCAAAATTAAGAAGACAGGGAAATGTTGTTCAAAAGCTGGCCCATATGGTTGGGACAAGCGTAAAACTCTATGATATGGTCCTACAGTTTTTGCGTACACTGTTTCTAAGGACTAAGAATATTCATTACTGTACATTACGAGCTGAACTGCTTATGACTTTACATGATGCAGAAGTTCATCCAATAATCTCTGCAGATCCTTGTCATAAATTCACATGGTGTTTAGATGCATGTATCAGAGAGCGAAATGTAGATATTAAGAGATCGAGAGAGCTACAAGGTTTCTTAGATGGGGTTAAGAAGGGTACAGAGCAAATATTAGGAGACTTGTCTATGACCTTATGTGACCCATATGCTGTAAACTTCTTAGCAACATCtgctataaaaatactacaccACTTGATCAACACGGAGGGCTTGCCTAGAGATAATTCAATATTGATACTATTGTTGAGAATGTTAGCGCTAGGATTAGGTTCATGGGATATAATTAACACCCAACAATTTAAAGAACCTAAACTTGACAGTCAAGtggtaacaaaatatttaccgGCATTAATGTCTTTAATGGTAGATGATCAAGTCCGAGCATTGCATAATAAGCTGCCACCAGATGAGAGAGAGTCTGCTATAACCACGATAGAGCACTCTGGTCCACCTCCAGATGCTTGTGAAGCTTATATGAGAGAGAGTGTAGTATGCAGTGTTTTAGCAATGTATTACACACTTCATGCAGCAAAAACTAAAGACAGAGGCGCATTGCTCAGGATACTTAGCATACTTGGTAGTTGTAAAAATGGTCTGGCCTATTCTGACCCTTTCTTACATCAACTAGTTGCTCTTTTAATACAGTTTCCGGATGAATTCCAAGGAGAAGACTTCAGTACTGTCTTGTTTGATGAATTCTTTTTTGCAGGTCTATCTAAAGACAATGTGACTAGgcacttattaaaattaatatggtaTATCCACCCCAAATTACCAGAGACTAGAATACATACATTGATGAAAGCTTTGCAGCCAGGAACGCAGCACAATGAAACAGTTCATAAAGTTTATGAAGCACTACAGCAAAAGCTTACTACTCAAGTGGAACCAGCACCTAGTGCTACAGAAATGGATTATTTAGATTCCCCGTTATTGAGTGTGCCTATGCCAAGCCCATCTCCATATATGTAA